The following proteins come from a genomic window of Nycticebus coucang isolate mNycCou1 chromosome 11, mNycCou1.pri, whole genome shotgun sequence:
- the KLF14 gene encoding Krueppel-like factor 14, whose translation MSAAVACLDYFAAECLVSMSAGAVVHRRPPDPEGAGGAAGSEVGAAPPESALPGPGPPGPASVPPLPAPSPGACSAAPHLLAASVLADLRGCSGEGSGEKSGEAPRASFDSSDPTRCSSPTPRSEPAPASSAAAVSRPASSPGSPSVLGEPAASGGGSGGAPGPGPAPAAGQMLRRRPVTPAAKRHQCLFPGCNKAYYKSSHLKSHQRTHTGERPFSCDWLDCDKKFTRSDELARHYRTHTGEKRFSCPLCPKQFSRSDHLTKHARRHPTYHPDMIEYRGRRRTPRADPQAASVVESSGSSPSQEPSLSTCL comes from the coding sequence ATGTCGGCAGCCGTGGCGTGTCTGGACTACTTCGCCGCCGAGTGCCTGGTGTCCATGTCCGCGGGTGCCGTGGTTCACCGCCGCCCGCCGGACCCCGAGGGCGCCGGCGGAGCCGCAGGCTCAGAGGTGGGTGCGGCGCCACCGGAGTCCGCTCTGCCGGGTCCGGGGCCACCGGGGCCCGCGTCTGTCCCCCCGCTCCCCGCCCCTAGCCCCGGCGCGTGCAGCGCCGCGCCCCACCTGCTGGCTGCAAGCGTCTTGGCTGACTTGCGCGGCTGCTCTGGGGAGGGCTCCGGGGAGAAGTCGGGGGAAGCTCCGCGCGCCTCGTTCGACTCCTCTGACCCGACCCGGTGCTCCAGCCCGACCCCGCGCTCTGAGCCGGCTCCAGCCTCCAGCGCAGCTGCGGTCTCCAGACCCGCGAGCTCCCCCGGCTCACCCTCGGTCCTGGGCGAGCCCGCAGCCTCTGGGGGGGGTTCGGGAGGGGCCCCAGGGCctggccccgcccccgccgcggGTCAGATGCTCCGGAGGAGGCCTGTCACACCTGCTGCCAAGCGACATCAATGCCTCTTCCCGGGATGCAACAAGGCTTATTACAAGTCATCGCACCTAAAGTCCCACCAGCGTACCCACACGGGGGAGCGCCCTTTCTCCTGCGACTGGCTCGACTGCGACAAGAAGTTTACGCGTTCCGACGAGCTGGCCCGCCACTACAGGACGCACACTGGCGAGAAGCGCTTCTCCTGCCCACTCTGCCCCAAGCAGTTCTCCAGGAGCGATCACCTGACCAAGCACGCTCGCCGCCACCCAACCTATCATCCCGACATGATTGAGTACCGGGGGCGACGTCGCACTCCACGTGCTGACCCGCAAGCCGCAAGTGTGGTGGAAAGCTCCGGCTCCAGCCCTAGCCAGGAGCCCAGCCTCAGCACATGCCTGTAG